In the genome of Nonlabens sp. MB-3u-79, one region contains:
- a CDS encoding SDR family oxidoreductase, with the protein MEKALIAGATGATGKKIINLLKESPYIEPIAMIRKEDQKSIFEDQKVQWIMGDLAQDLSHICENMDKVIFAAGSGGTNVVEVDQEGAKRLIDASVSNNIKKFIMLSSMGADQPEEMEELHDYMVAKHHADIYLRNSGLNYTIVRPGALTNDSGTQHIQLSHKLKEQGSISRADVAHVLTKVLQDDTANKETFEIVTGDTLIGKALETMSTLEM; encoded by the coding sequence ATGGAAAAAGCACTAATAGCAGGCGCTACCGGCGCAACAGGAAAAAAAATTATTAATCTATTAAAAGAATCTCCATATATTGAGCCTATAGCGATGATTCGTAAAGAGGATCAAAAATCTATTTTTGAAGATCAAAAAGTCCAATGGATTATGGGAGACCTCGCACAAGATCTTTCCCATATCTGTGAGAATATGGACAAAGTTATATTTGCCGCAGGGTCTGGAGGAACAAATGTAGTAGAGGTAGACCAAGAGGGAGCTAAGAGGTTGATAGATGCCTCTGTATCTAATAATATCAAAAAATTTATCATGTTAAGCTCTATGGGTGCTGATCAACCAGAAGAAATGGAAGAGTTACACGATTATATGGTAGCCAAACACCATGCAGATATTTATCTTAGAAATAGCGGTCTCAATTATACGATTGTTAGACCTGGCGCATTAACTAATGACAGTGGCACCCAACACATTCAATTGTCACATAAATTAAAGGAGCAAGGATCCATTTCCAGAGCAGATGTCGCTCATGTATTGACAAAAGTATTACAAGACGATACAGCAAATAAGGAGACCTTTGAAATTGTAACGGGAGATACTCTCATCGGTAAAGCATTAGAGACCATGAGCACTTTAGAGATGTAG
- a CDS encoding DUF2721 domain-containing protein: MELTLSIPALLFPAISLTMLAYNARYLAIAALIRSLHGKYEENASETVLLQVKKLSKRLTIIKNMQAVAIVSFLLAVITMFLIYIELSFWANIVFGTSLVALMVSLILSLIEVQLSTKALSIQLQNIERKN; this comes from the coding sequence GTGGAACTAACACTCAGCATACCTGCACTACTCTTTCCTGCTATTTCTTTAACGATGCTTGCATATAACGCAAGGTATCTCGCTATTGCTGCTTTAATCAGAAGTTTACACGGTAAGTACGAAGAAAACGCATCAGAAACCGTACTCTTACAAGTTAAGAAATTAAGCAAGCGGTTAACCATAATAAAAAATATGCAGGCGGTGGCTATTGTGAGTTTCTTACTCGCGGTAATTACCATGTTCCTCATATATATTGAACTGAGTTTCTGGGCAAATATCGTTTTTGGGACGAGTTTAGTGGCTTTAATGGTTTCACTTATTTTATCCTTAATCGAAGTACAGCTTTCTACAAAAGCATTGAGCATTCAGTTGCAAAATATAGAAAGGAAGAATTGA
- the dapF gene encoding diaminopimelate epimerase encodes MDKIKFFKYQGTGNDFVIIDNRKHSFDKKDSKRIAQLCDRKFGIGADGLMLLENHDRLDFTMVYYNADGNESSMCGNGGRCLVSFAQFLGIVEDQASFEATDGVHHAHLFDNGNVSLQMSNVPVVQVFDGHVFTNTGSPHHVELTDDLDHVDVVTQGRHLRNKLYGQEGANINFVEPQGGHVFKVRTYERGVEDETLSCGTGVTAVALAMHRTQQTKNNEVILQTLGGELKVKYQPTPQGYEDIWLTGPAIQVFKGEIKP; translated from the coding sequence ATGGACAAAATCAAATTCTTTAAGTATCAAGGCACGGGCAACGACTTTGTTATCATCGATAACCGCAAGCATTCTTTTGATAAAAAAGATAGCAAGCGTATCGCTCAGCTATGCGATAGAAAATTTGGAATAGGAGCCGATGGATTAATGTTGTTGGAAAATCACGATCGCTTAGATTTTACCATGGTCTATTACAATGCCGATGGAAATGAAAGCAGTATGTGTGGAAATGGGGGCCGTTGCTTGGTAAGTTTTGCGCAGTTTTTAGGTATTGTAGAAGACCAAGCCAGCTTTGAAGCCACAGACGGGGTGCATCATGCACATTTATTTGATAATGGGAATGTCAGTCTGCAAATGAGTAACGTACCTGTGGTGCAAGTTTTTGATGGCCATGTATTTACCAATACGGGATCTCCACATCACGTCGAGTTAACAGACGATCTGGATCATGTAGATGTCGTTACTCAAGGAAGGCATTTAAGAAATAAGTTATACGGTCAAGAAGGTGCCAACATCAACTTTGTAGAACCACAAGGAGGTCATGTTTTTAAAGTACGCACTTACGAACGTGGCGTAGAAGACGAGACCTTGAGTTGTGGTACAGGAGTTACCGCAGTGGCATTAGCTATGCACCGCACCCAACAAACTAAGAATAACGAAGTAATTCTACAAACACTAGGAGGGGAGTTAAAGGTTAAATACCAGCCCACACCACAGGGATATGAAGATATCTGGCTTACGGGTCCAGCGATACAAGTTTTTAAAGGCGAGATCAAACCATGA
- a CDS encoding GNAT family N-acetyltransferase, with the protein MLQNDICSLRAVDPEDLDFIYQLENNPDLWEFGNTITPYSKFTIREYLENAHRDIYEVKQLRLAICSPNNEIKGVVDLYDFDPYHKRAGVGIVISQESDRSLGLATSGLELIIEYAFKHLRLHQLYASISDDNMASRKLFEKVRFRESGIKKDWIATEKSYKNEHLYQLINE; encoded by the coding sequence ATGTTGCAAAATGACATATGTAGCTTACGAGCCGTTGACCCTGAAGATTTAGATTTTATCTATCAACTTGAGAACAATCCAGACCTATGGGAATTTGGTAATACCATCACTCCTTATTCTAAATTTACCATAAGGGAATACCTAGAGAATGCACACCGCGATATATATGAAGTAAAGCAATTGAGACTTGCTATTTGTAGTCCTAATAACGAAATAAAAGGAGTGGTAGACCTTTATGATTTTGATCCGTATCACAAACGTGCTGGTGTAGGAATTGTGATCTCTCAAGAATCAGATCGGTCACTTGGTCTCGCTACTTCTGGGTTGGAGTTAATTATTGAATATGCTTTTAAACATTTAAGACTGCATCAATTATACGCCAGTATTAGTGATGATAATATGGCAAGCCGCAAACTGTTTGAGAAGGTACGCTTTCGCGAAAGCGGAATTAAAAAAGACTGGATCGCCACAGAAAAATCTTATAAAAATGAACATCTTTATCAATTGATCAATGAATAG
- a CDS encoding glyceraldehyde-3-phosphate dehydrogenase, with protein MSNPIDTYEKELAFQTDRRRAAVAFIKAVSDLWYDRSIELVIFRNQLIDRNVSQIINLHEYAGQFVQKPISVFDSVEIAQAILALDLPPAKLDIGKLTYEYHLEENELQDVMSFVMNKLGDAQKTEEITPKDVVLYGFGRIGRLLARELMTKAGKGSQLRLRAIVTRGEITESVLEKRASLLAQDSVHGDFSGTVGYNVEEESLIVNGTTVKIISANAPEDIDYTVYGIHNALIIDNTGAFRDDVALARHLKAKGAHKVLLTAPGKGIPNIVHGVNHLEHHPDQVDIFSAASCTTNAITPVLKAIEDSFGVKKGHLETIHAYTNDQNLVDNMHSKYRRGRAAALNMVITETGAGKAVSKALPSFEGKLTSNAIRVPVPNGSLAILNLELETATSKDALNATLKKYALEGDLVEQIKYSIDNELVSSDIIGSNAPSIYDSNATIVGPDGKNVVIYVWYDNEYGYSHQVIRLAKYIAKVRRFTYY; from the coding sequence ATGAGTAACCCGATAGATACTTATGAAAAAGAGCTTGCTTTTCAAACCGACAGACGACGTGCAGCTGTCGCCTTTATTAAAGCTGTAAGCGATTTATGGTATGACCGCTCTATAGAATTGGTTATTTTTAGAAATCAATTGATTGATAGAAACGTGAGCCAAATCATCAATTTACATGAATATGCTGGCCAATTTGTTCAAAAGCCTATTTCGGTTTTTGATAGTGTGGAAATAGCTCAAGCCATTCTAGCCTTAGACTTGCCGCCAGCTAAATTAGACATAGGTAAGCTTACTTATGAATACCATCTAGAGGAGAATGAACTACAAGATGTCATGAGTTTTGTAATGAACAAACTAGGAGATGCCCAAAAAACGGAAGAGATCACTCCTAAAGATGTAGTTCTTTATGGTTTTGGCCGCATAGGTAGATTACTCGCTCGTGAATTAATGACTAAGGCTGGAAAAGGAAGCCAACTTAGATTGCGTGCTATAGTTACTCGTGGAGAAATTACAGAATCTGTTTTAGAAAAGCGGGCTTCACTCTTAGCTCAAGACAGTGTTCACGGTGATTTTTCTGGAACAGTGGGTTATAATGTAGAGGAGGAATCTCTTATTGTAAATGGAACCACAGTAAAAATAATCAGTGCCAACGCGCCTGAAGATATAGATTATACGGTCTACGGTATCCATAATGCCCTCATTATTGATAATACGGGAGCTTTTAGAGATGATGTTGCCTTAGCGCGTCATTTAAAAGCAAAGGGGGCTCATAAAGTTTTACTTACAGCACCTGGTAAAGGAATACCTAATATCGTTCATGGTGTCAATCATTTAGAACACCATCCAGATCAAGTAGATATTTTCTCTGCTGCTAGTTGTACTACTAATGCCATTACTCCTGTTTTAAAAGCGATAGAAGATAGTTTTGGTGTAAAAAAAGGACATTTAGAAACCATACATGCATATACCAACGATCAGAATCTGGTAGATAACATGCACAGCAAGTACCGTCGCGGTCGTGCTGCTGCTTTAAACATGGTCATTACAGAGACTGGAGCCGGTAAAGCGGTAAGCAAAGCGCTTCCTTCTTTTGAAGGGAAATTAACCTCTAATGCCATACGAGTTCCTGTACCTAACGGTTCTCTTGCCATTTTAAACTTAGAACTAGAAACGGCTACCTCTAAAGATGCGCTTAATGCCACACTTAAGAAATATGCACTGGAAGGTGATCTGGTAGAACAAATCAAATACTCTATAGATAACGAGTTGGTTTCCAGTGATATTATAGGATCCAATGCGCCTTCTATTTATGACTCTAATGCCACCATCGTAGGTCCTGACGGTAAAAATGTTGTGATTTATGTATGGTATGATAATGAGTACGGATACAGTCATCAAGTCATACGATTGGCTAAATATATTGCTAAGGTGAGAAGATTTACTTACTATTAA
- a CDS encoding YggS family pyridoxal phosphate-dependent enzyme has product MSTIKESLLRFRESVEPQATLVAVSKTKPISDLQEAYEAGQRHLGENKIQEMSEKWEALPKDIHWHMIGHTQRNKVKYMAPYVHLIHSVDSPRLLKEINKQAKNNDRVINCLLQIHIAQEDSKFGFDEQELIALLNDQAFKEYEHVQIKGLMGMATFTENKDQVREEFKTLADMFKKIQKEELLSSRHDFTELSMGMTGDYEIAMEEGSTMIRIGSAIFGSRN; this is encoded by the coding sequence ATGAGCACAATTAAAGAATCACTGTTACGCTTTCGCGAAAGCGTAGAACCACAAGCCACTCTCGTAGCTGTCAGTAAAACAAAACCTATAAGCGATCTTCAAGAAGCTTATGAGGCTGGCCAGCGACATTTAGGCGAGAATAAAATTCAGGAGATGTCTGAAAAGTGGGAAGCACTTCCTAAAGATATTCACTGGCATATGATAGGGCACACACAGCGCAACAAAGTGAAGTACATGGCGCCCTATGTGCATTTGATACACAGTGTGGATTCTCCGAGATTGTTGAAGGAAATCAATAAACAAGCAAAAAATAACGATCGAGTGATCAATTGTTTGTTGCAAATACATATTGCACAAGAAGATTCTAAATTTGGCTTTGATGAGCAAGAATTAATCGCTTTACTCAACGATCAAGCTTTTAAGGAGTACGAGCATGTGCAAATTAAAGGACTTATGGGAATGGCCACTTTTACAGAAAACAAAGATCAGGTAAGAGAAGAGTTTAAAACACTTGCTGATATGTTTAAAAAAATACAAAAAGAAGAATTGTTGTCTTCCAGACACGATTTTACCGAATTATCCATGGGAATGACTGGGGATTATGAAATTGCGATGGAAGAAGGTTCTACGATGATACGTATAGGGAGCGCTATTTTCGGAAGTAGAAACTAA
- a CDS encoding DUF1015 domain-containing protein — translation MPKIKPFKGVRAATDIAAHVITRSYQDYGKKELKAQLKYNPYSFLHILNPGYKFQQEITGTDRFKLVRNRFLEFKEEAYLVQEKQPAFYVYENTDPHHSYTGIIAGTSTQDYQDNKIKKHEDTLSLKETLFKDYLKAVGFNAEPVLLTYKDQPAINEIIQQVKTNLPDQHFSTTDFNSHKIWAVTDPELIQSIESQFKEIPELYIADGHHRSASSSLLSQEMEGQQDSYHYFMSLLIAESQLRIYEFNRQVTDLNGLSKQDFLIQLDQHFRIQNHGNELYKPSKKHHFSMYLDGDFYSLYLRKSLYKITTPLQDLDTQMLYELVLKPILGIEDLRTNDRIKYSYGKHDMVHIKERVDKKEIEVGFGLFPATVEQMKSIADAELRMPPKSTFIRPKLPSGLIIYEF, via the coding sequence ATGCCTAAGATAAAACCATTTAAAGGAGTACGAGCTGCAACAGATATAGCTGCACATGTCATCACGCGTTCCTATCAGGATTACGGTAAAAAGGAACTCAAAGCTCAGCTCAAATACAACCCCTATAGCTTTTTACATATCTTAAATCCTGGTTATAAATTCCAACAAGAGATTACTGGAACAGATCGATTCAAACTGGTAAGAAATAGATTTCTAGAATTTAAGGAAGAAGCTTACTTAGTACAAGAAAAGCAACCTGCTTTTTATGTGTATGAAAATACAGACCCACATCATTCTTATACGGGTATTATTGCTGGAACAAGTACTCAAGACTACCAAGACAATAAGATTAAAAAACATGAGGATACCTTAAGCCTTAAAGAGACTCTATTTAAAGACTACCTCAAGGCAGTAGGTTTTAACGCAGAGCCGGTCTTACTAACATATAAGGACCAGCCAGCTATTAACGAGATCATACAACAAGTCAAGACAAATTTGCCGGATCAGCATTTTTCAACTACCGATTTCAATTCGCATAAAATTTGGGCGGTTACCGACCCAGAATTGATCCAGTCTATAGAAAGTCAGTTTAAAGAAATCCCAGAACTTTATATTGCAGACGGCCACCATCGCAGTGCAAGCTCCAGTTTGCTTTCTCAAGAAATGGAAGGCCAGCAAGACAGCTATCATTATTTTATGAGTCTGCTTATTGCCGAGAGTCAGCTTCGTATATATGAATTTAACAGGCAGGTAACTGATTTAAACGGACTGAGTAAACAGGATTTTTTGATACAACTCGATCAGCATTTTAGAATTCAGAATCACGGTAATGAATTGTACAAGCCCTCTAAGAAACATCATTTCAGCATGTATTTAGATGGAGATTTTTACAGTCTTTATTTACGTAAGAGTTTATATAAAATCACGACTCCTTTGCAGGACTTGGACACCCAAATGTTGTATGAGTTGGTTTTAAAACCAATTTTAGGCATTGAAGATTTACGTACTAATGATAGGATCAAGTACAGTTATGGGAAACACGATATGGTTCATATCAAAGAACGCGTGGATAAAAAGGAGATTGAAGTAGGTTTTGGTCTATTTCCAGCGACTGTAGAACAAATGAAATCCATTGCTGACGCAGAACTGAGAATGCCTCCTAAAAGCACCTTTATACGTCCCAAACTGCCTAGTGGTTTGATAATTTATGAATTTTAG
- the mltG gene encoding endolytic transglycosylase MltG produces the protein MNSNYKKIILGIVLVGLVIMGFFAYNVWAILLSPNTNFESETYEVFIPTDADYNTAFLIIADAVKNREDLHTTAVKKKYNENVKSGRFLIKKGSSNNDIINTVRSQNRPIKVTFNNQERLENLAGRLSQQMEPDSLSFLTAMRDPVFLKENMLNAQNALSMYLPNSYETYWNTTAAGFRDKMLAYHKQFWSAEKLVNAKRLDLSPSDVYTLASIVQKETAKVDEMPRVAGVYLNRLSRGIKLDADPTVIYAKKLSEHDFDQQIKQVLYVHLKIDNPYNTYKYSQLPPGPIVTPDLTAINAVLHPENHDYFYFVADVQNFGYHKFAKTLAQHNRNAAEYRRWIAKNNK, from the coding sequence ATGAATAGTAATTATAAAAAAATCATCCTTGGAATAGTTTTAGTAGGACTTGTTATCATGGGATTCTTTGCCTATAATGTATGGGCGATACTCCTTTCTCCTAACACTAATTTTGAGTCAGAAACCTATGAGGTTTTTATCCCAACTGATGCCGATTACAATACCGCCTTTTTGATTATCGCAGATGCCGTTAAGAATCGGGAGGATTTACATACTACCGCTGTAAAAAAGAAATATAATGAAAACGTAAAATCAGGTCGTTTTCTCATTAAAAAAGGCTCTAGTAATAACGATATTATCAACACGGTACGCAGTCAAAACAGGCCTATTAAGGTGACCTTTAATAACCAAGAACGCTTGGAAAACCTCGCAGGAAGGTTGTCACAACAAATGGAACCAGATAGCCTTAGTTTTTTAACGGCGATGCGTGACCCTGTTTTTTTAAAAGAAAATATGCTGAATGCTCAAAACGCATTGAGTATGTACTTGCCCAATTCCTATGAAACCTACTGGAATACCACAGCAGCTGGTTTTAGAGATAAAATGTTGGCTTACCACAAACAATTTTGGAGTGCAGAAAAACTTGTTAATGCAAAAAGATTAGACCTTTCACCTAGTGATGTCTATACTCTTGCTTCTATAGTTCAAAAAGAAACCGCTAAGGTGGACGAGATGCCTAGAGTGGCAGGAGTCTATCTCAACCGACTTTCTAGAGGCATCAAACTCGATGCAGATCCTACAGTGATCTATGCCAAGAAACTATCAGAACATGATTTTGACCAGCAAATCAAGCAGGTGCTTTATGTGCATCTAAAAATTGATAACCCTTACAATACCTATAAGTATTCTCAGTTGCCACCAGGTCCCATTGTTACTCCTGATCTTACTGCCATCAATGCGGTGCTTCACCCAGAAAATCACGACTACTTCTATTTTGTAGCCGATGTACAAAATTTTGGTTACCACAAATTTGCCAAAACGCTTGCACAGCACAATCGCAATGCAGCGGAATATAGAAGGTGGATTGCTAAGAATAATAAGTAG
- a CDS encoding acyltransferase family protein, with amino-acid sequence MHLKPLTSLRFLFALMVFVSHLDFLRRSNYDWLRTTYQDVLVEGYIGVSFFFILSGFILTHVYRSQIDGSKKENKKFFIARLARIYPLHFATFLIAVPLMFWGQELDVKGWLLAASNATLTQSYLPIKELYFSFNGPSWSVSCEVFFYLCFPFLMRFFDKIGPLKYYLTAALAFVILILPHFIAIQWHHGLFYINPLFRVVDFILGMVLYDLYVHLKSKKALINFTRLELLSIGVFMLFFSLRNRVSETALYSVFYWIPMMGMILIFAFQKGKVSEILSHKYAIWLGEISFGFYMLHHLVLRYFSLGNGKLEWVSDDCIIIGILLSVSIIGAGISHRYFEVPLNRMIRHKWK; translated from the coding sequence ATGCATTTAAAACCACTTACCTCTTTGCGCTTTTTATTTGCCTTGATGGTTTTTGTCTCTCATCTTGACTTTTTGAGGAGAAGCAATTATGATTGGTTGAGAACGACCTACCAAGATGTTTTAGTTGAGGGCTACATAGGTGTGAGTTTCTTTTTTATTCTCAGTGGTTTTATATTAACACATGTCTACCGTTCACAAATAGATGGTAGTAAAAAAGAAAATAAGAAGTTTTTTATTGCGCGATTAGCGCGAATCTACCCTTTGCATTTTGCCACGTTTTTAATTGCGGTTCCATTGATGTTTTGGGGACAGGAACTAGATGTAAAAGGATGGCTGCTCGCGGCTTCTAACGCGACGCTTACACAAAGCTATTTACCCATTAAAGAGTTGTATTTCTCTTTCAATGGTCCCTCATGGAGTGTGTCTTGTGAAGTGTTTTTCTATTTGTGTTTTCCCTTTTTAATGCGCTTTTTTGATAAAATAGGACCACTCAAATACTACCTCACTGCGGCATTGGCTTTCGTTATTTTAATACTTCCCCATTTTATTGCTATTCAATGGCATCACGGGTTGTTTTATATCAATCCCTTGTTTAGGGTGGTTGATTTTATACTAGGGATGGTTTTGTACGATTTATATGTACACCTGAAAAGTAAAAAAGCGCTAATCAATTTCACCAGACTAGAACTGTTGAGTATTGGTGTTTTTATGTTGTTTTTTAGCTTGCGCAATAGGGTTTCAGAAACAGCTCTTTACAGTGTGTTTTATTGGATACCAATGATGGGGATGATTCTAATTTTTGCCTTTCAAAAAGGTAAGGTATCAGAAATTTTAAGTCATAAATACGCCATCTGGCTGGGAGAAATAAGCTTTGGATTCTATATGCTGCATCATTTGGTGTTGCGTTATTTTAGCTTAGGAAACGGAAAGTTGGAATGGGTAAGCGACGATTGTATAATCATTGGTATACTACTTTCTGTCTCTATAATAGGTGCTGGAATAAGCCACCGCTATTTTGAAGTGCCTTTGAATCGCATGATACGACATAAGTGGAAATAA
- a CDS encoding trypsin-like peptidase domain-containing protein has product MKSFIKTLGVAILGGVVVLGSYKFFFEEVPLQPSYPKQTPIEDTLSVSPVNYVASTSIAGVDFTEAAEKTVHAVVHVKNKSVARVRQSWSDLRSGRVPYRETIGSGSGVIITADGYIVTNNHVIDNARELEVTLNNNKTYKAKLIGTEPNSDIALLKIDADEALPYIVFGDSDQTKIGEWVLAVGNPFNLTSTVTAGIISAKGRDLDATDANVQSFIQTDAAVNPGNSGGALVNTNGELIGINTAIASKTGSYVGYSFAVPSNNARKIINDIMEFGFVQKGMLGISGGELNGNIADELGIDESEGIFVSEVVEDSGAAIAGLRSGDVITKIDNIKLQKFSDLTGYINSKNPGDVVVAKVLRDQNFMDVRIELTKNNTVSIPSIDMNLRNLTKEDRAQFKVTDGVKIVATTGGLSRYDMSNYIITKINEDDVSSIDDVQQILRKLPPSATLLIQMKNSAGELERFRYTMD; this is encoded by the coding sequence ATGAAATCATTTATCAAAACATTAGGGGTTGCCATCCTGGGTGGCGTAGTTGTTTTAGGATCGTATAAATTCTTTTTTGAGGAAGTTCCGCTGCAGCCTAGTTATCCAAAACAAACACCAATAGAAGATACGTTATCCGTCTCGCCAGTAAATTATGTTGCGAGCACATCCATAGCAGGAGTAGATTTTACCGAAGCTGCTGAAAAGACCGTTCACGCAGTAGTTCACGTTAAAAACAAAAGCGTTGCAAGAGTACGACAGTCTTGGTCAGATTTAAGATCTGGTCGTGTGCCGTACAGAGAAACTATAGGAAGTGGTAGTGGTGTTATTATTACAGCAGATGGTTATATCGTAACCAATAATCATGTGATCGATAATGCTCGTGAGTTAGAGGTGACTTTAAACAACAATAAGACTTACAAAGCAAAATTAATAGGAACAGAACCTAATAGCGATATCGCTCTTTTAAAAATTGATGCTGATGAGGCATTGCCTTATATCGTATTTGGTGATTCTGACCAGACTAAAATTGGCGAGTGGGTTCTTGCTGTAGGAAATCCATTTAACCTGACCAGTACAGTAACCGCAGGGATCATAAGCGCCAAAGGGCGTGATCTAGATGCGACAGATGCAAACGTACAGAGCTTTATACAAACCGATGCCGCCGTTAACCCAGGTAATTCTGGTGGAGCGTTAGTCAATACAAATGGAGAATTGATAGGGATCAATACGGCCATCGCTTCTAAAACCGGATCTTACGTAGGTTACTCTTTTGCGGTTCCTTCTAACAATGCTCGTAAAATCATTAACGATATTATGGAGTTTGGTTTTGTTCAAAAAGGCATGTTGGGAATAAGCGGTGGCGAGCTTAATGGCAATATTGCTGATGAATTAGGTATTGATGAGAGTGAAGGGATTTTTGTTTCTGAGGTTGTTGAGGATAGTGGTGCCGCCATTGCTGGACTGCGCAGTGGTGATGTGATTACCAAGATCGATAACATCAAATTACAGAAATTTTCAGACCTCACAGGTTATATCAATAGTAAAAATCCTGGAGATGTAGTCGTAGCTAAGGTGTTAAGAGATCAAAATTTTATGGATGTACGTATAGAACTTACTAAAAATAATACGGTTAGTATTCCTTCTATAGACATGAATTTGCGCAATCTTACCAAAGAAGATCGCGCACAATTTAAAGTAACTGACGGAGTGAAAATCGTCGCTACTACTGGCGGACTTTCTAGGTATGATATGAGCAATTATATCATCACTAAGATTAATGAGGATGATGTGAGTTCTATTGATGATGTGCAACAAATATTAAGAAAGTTACCACCTAGTGCTACCCTATTGATACAAATGAAAAACAGTGCTGGTGAATTAGAACGTTTTAGATATACGATGGATTAG
- a CDS encoding PadR family transcriptional regulator — translation MSNNQLYRGSLTTIILRLLEQEGKMYGYEITQKVKEITGGRMDIKEGALYPSLHKLQTEGHLTVAAEKVENRIRKYYSLTPQGKKQTLTMLSELREYMENMQAITNPKLAF, via the coding sequence ATGTCAAATAATCAATTATATAGAGGTAGCCTGACCACCATTATTTTGCGATTGCTAGAGCAGGAGGGAAAGATGTATGGTTATGAAATCACGCAAAAGGTTAAAGAAATAACCGGAGGCCGTATGGATATTAAGGAAGGGGCTTTATACCCGTCACTTCATAAATTACAGACAGAAGGGCACCTAACAGTGGCAGCTGAGAAGGTAGAGAACAGAATTCGCAAGTATTACTCCCTGACACCACAAGGAAAAAAACAAACGCTTACCATGCTTTCAGAATTGCGGGAGTATATGGAAAACATGCAAGCCATTACCAATCCTAAATTAGCTTTTTGA